In one window of Verrucomicrobiia bacterium DNA:
- a CDS encoding TAT-variant-translocated molybdopterin oxidoreductase → MKTIPPPCPEPESGVRYWRGFDDLEGTPEFQEQLAREFPAGASELTDPTTRRTFVKLMGASMALAGLGVTGCRRPEERIFPFGRQPEGYVHGVPQYFATALPTRTGAVPLVAKQHDGRPVKVEGNAHHPDSNGGTDVFAQASILDLYDPDRSRRFLRGGVTVSREEALEFLGELGRGAAANGGKGLAVLAGRGTSPSRARMRAALAQKCPQARWYTYESVDFDIHRQGAQVATGQPVGPYYRVDQAQVIVSLDCDFLGREEESARYSRGFARGRKAETVHDTLNRLYIAEALMSVTGANADHRLRLAAGQVFPLTAALAAAILPEGPLREACAAVPQPAGVDARWIAECAADLVAHRGHALVLPGHSQPLAVHVLAHAINGALGAVGRTVEYRPAPVPQDGTLAELASALQAGQVETLIVLEGNPVYAAPADLNWAEAQRKAKTVVRFGYYEDETTERSDWHFPATHYLESWGDARTSDGTLVAVQPLIAPLFGGLTDVEFLGRLAGQSPARGYDMVRETFFELAGTRSEEAWGRFLHDGFVKDSASRPQTATVDAAAVTQVVSAAGRLPVPAVDRIELVFHRDGKIDDGRWANNAWLQELPDAITKITWDNAALISRRTASELGLTNGERVTIEVGGRSLSAPIWVMPGMADFTVALALGYGRTHPGRVACFEGKPVGFNAGVLRTTGTPWMVPGAKLTGTRQTFDFATTQTHWAMSGRPIVREANVAQFQKFPGFAKNFDLEAHAGHIPVGPDGHPKPLYKTPYEERPEEQKSDLHQWAMSIDLSACTGCGACVIACQSENNIPIVGKDQVIRGREMHWLRIDRYFTGYRKGQRNKLISDDRQWREGWIDDPQVVTQPMMCQHCEKAPCESVCPVNATVHDAEGLNVMAYNRCVGTRYCSNNCAWKVRRFNYFDYNKRPGNYGDTSMGQRGYLYRGPLARRSASELELIRMAKNPEVSVRMRGVMEKCTFCTQRIETAKIARKVKAGASGDVQVTDRDGLKTACQQACPAEAIVFGNQLEAGSRVNQWKKNPRDYTVLGFLDTRPRLTYLAKLRNPNPRMPDYQEVPMSIREYEIMYHSDPFTPHGAAHDGAAAGTTGTAGQEGGH, encoded by the coding sequence ATGAAGACCATTCCGCCTCCCTGTCCCGAGCCGGAGTCCGGCGTCCGCTACTGGCGCGGGTTCGACGATCTGGAAGGGACTCCTGAGTTTCAGGAGCAACTGGCCAGGGAGTTCCCCGCGGGTGCGAGTGAACTGACCGATCCCACCACCCGGCGGACCTTCGTGAAGCTCATGGGGGCGTCGATGGCCCTGGCCGGCCTGGGTGTCACGGGATGCCGTCGGCCTGAGGAACGCATATTTCCATTCGGCCGCCAGCCCGAGGGGTATGTCCACGGCGTGCCGCAGTACTTTGCGACGGCACTGCCGACGCGGACCGGTGCGGTGCCGCTGGTGGCCAAGCAGCACGACGGCCGTCCGGTGAAGGTCGAGGGCAACGCCCACCATCCGGATAGCAACGGCGGGACCGATGTCTTTGCGCAGGCGTCGATTCTGGACCTGTACGACCCGGACCGCAGTCGCAGGTTCCTGCGGGGCGGAGTGACGGTATCGCGCGAGGAGGCGTTGGAGTTTCTGGGCGAACTCGGGCGGGGGGCGGCGGCGAATGGCGGGAAGGGACTGGCGGTGCTCGCGGGGCGGGGAACGTCGCCCTCCCGGGCCAGGATGCGGGCGGCGCTGGCGCAGAAGTGTCCCCAGGCGCGCTGGTACACCTACGAATCGGTCGATTTCGACATTCATCGTCAGGGCGCGCAAGTGGCCACCGGACAGCCGGTGGGGCCGTATTACCGGGTGGACCAGGCGCAGGTCATCGTCTCGCTCGACTGCGATTTTCTGGGTCGCGAAGAGGAAAGCGCGCGGTACAGCCGGGGCTTTGCCCGGGGCCGCAAGGCGGAGACGGTCCACGACACGTTGAACCGGCTGTACATCGCGGAGGCGCTGATGTCGGTGACCGGGGCGAACGCCGACCATCGGTTGCGGCTGGCGGCGGGCCAGGTGTTTCCGCTGACGGCGGCGCTGGCGGCGGCGATTCTGCCCGAGGGACCGCTTCGGGAGGCTTGCGCGGCGGTGCCGCAGCCGGCCGGGGTGGATGCGCGTTGGATTGCGGAATGCGCCGCCGATCTGGTGGCCCATCGGGGACACGCGCTGGTTCTGCCGGGGCACAGTCAGCCCTTGGCGGTGCATGTTCTGGCGCATGCGATCAACGGGGCGCTGGGCGCGGTGGGCAGGACCGTCGAGTACCGTCCCGCCCCGGTTCCCCAGGACGGCACGCTGGCCGAACTGGCGTCCGCGCTTCAGGCGGGGCAGGTGGAGACGCTGATCGTGCTGGAGGGCAACCCGGTGTACGCGGCGCCGGCGGATCTCAATTGGGCGGAGGCCCAGCGCAAGGCGAAGACGGTGGTGCGCTTCGGATATTACGAGGACGAGACCACGGAGCGCAGCGACTGGCATTTCCCGGCGACGCATTATCTGGAGTCGTGGGGCGATGCACGCACCAGCGATGGAACTCTCGTGGCGGTGCAGCCGCTGATTGCGCCGCTGTTCGGTGGATTGACCGACGTCGAGTTCCTGGGACGGCTGGCCGGTCAAAGTCCGGCACGCGGGTACGACATGGTCCGGGAAACCTTCTTCGAGCTGGCGGGAACGCGGTCGGAGGAGGCCTGGGGCCGGTTCCTGCACGATGGATTCGTGAAGGACAGCGCCTCGCGTCCCCAGACGGCGACGGTGGATGCGGCGGCGGTGACGCAGGTGGTGAGTGCGGCGGGCCGGCTGCCGGTGCCGGCGGTGGACCGGATCGAGCTGGTGTTTCATCGGGACGGCAAGATCGACGACGGCCGGTGGGCGAACAACGCCTGGCTGCAGGAGCTGCCGGACGCCATCACCAAGATCACCTGGGACAATGCGGCGTTGATCAGCCGGCGGACGGCGTCCGAGCTGGGGTTGACCAATGGGGAGCGGGTCACGATTGAGGTGGGGGGGCGGAGCCTGTCGGCACCGATCTGGGTGATGCCGGGCATGGCGGATTTCACGGTGGCCCTGGCCCTTGGGTATGGGCGGACGCATCCGGGGCGGGTGGCGTGCTTCGAGGGGAAGCCGGTCGGATTCAACGCCGGGGTGTTGAGGACGACGGGAACGCCTTGGATGGTGCCGGGGGCGAAGCTGACCGGAACCCGTCAGACCTTCGACTTTGCGACCACGCAGACGCACTGGGCGATGAGCGGGCGGCCGATCGTGCGCGAGGCCAACGTTGCGCAGTTCCAGAAGTTCCCGGGGTTTGCGAAGAACTTCGATCTGGAGGCGCACGCCGGGCACATCCCGGTCGGTCCGGACGGCCATCCGAAGCCCCTTTACAAGACGCCCTACGAGGAGCGGCCGGAGGAGCAGAAGAGCGATCTGCATCAGTGGGCGATGTCGATCGACTTGAGCGCCTGCACCGGATGCGGTGCCTGTGTGATCGCGTGCCAGAGCGAGAACAACATCCCGATCGTCGGCAAGGATCAGGTGATCCGGGGCCGGGAGATGCACTGGTTGCGGATCGACCGGTATTTCACGGGGTACCGCAAGGGCCAGCGCAACAAGCTGATTTCGGACGATCGACAGTGGCGGGAGGGTTGGATTGACGATCCGCAGGTGGTGACACAGCCGATGATGTGTCAGCACTGCGAGAAGGCCCCGTGCGAAAGCGTCTGCCCGGTGAACGCGACCGTTCACGACGCGGAAGGGCTCAATGTCATGGCGTACAACCGCTGTGTCGGGACGCGGTATTGTTCGAACAACTGCGCGTGGAAGGTGCGGCGGTTCAACTATTTCGATTACAACAAGCGCCCGGGCAACTACGGCGACACGTCGATGGGCCAGCGCGGTTACCTGTACCGCGGTCCGCTGGCCAGGCGAAGCGCCTCGGAGCTGGAACTGATCCGGATGGCGAAGAACCCGGAGGTGTCGGTGCGGATGCGCGGGGTGATGGAGAAATGCACCTTCTGCACCCAGCGGATCGAGACGGCGAAGATTGCGCGCAAGGTGAAGGCGGGGGCCAGCGGGGACGTGCAGGTGACCGACCGGGACGGCTTGAAGACGGCGTGCCAGCAGGCGTGCCCGGCGGAGGCGATCGTCTTCGGCAACCAGCTCGAAGCGGGCAGCCGGGTCAACCAGTGGAAGAAGAATCCCCGGGACTACACGGTCCTTGGCTTTCTCGACACGCGGCCGCGCCTCACCTATCTCGCGAAGCTGCGAAATCCGAATCCGCGGATGCCCGACTACCAGGAGGTGCCGATGAGCATCCGCGAGTACGAAATCATGTATCACTCGGATCCATTCACCCCGCATGGAGCGGCCCATGACGGGGCGGCCGCGGGGACGACAGGGACGGCCGGGCAGGAGGGAGGACACTGA
- a CDS encoding cold-shock protein, producing MASGHVKWFDNKKGFGFISNEAGTDVFVHYSAIAGNGFKTLKEGELVQFELIESDKGLKAQNVHRPAD from the coding sequence ATGGCGAGCGGTCATGTGAAGTGGTTCGACAACAAGAAGGGTTTCGGCTTCATCTCCAACGAAGCGGGAACCGATGTCTTCGTGCATTACTCAGCCATTGCCGGCAATGGCTTCAAGACCCTGAAGGAGGGGGAACTGGTCCAGTTCGAACTGATCGAGAGCGACAAGGGGCTGAAGGCGCAGAACGTGCATCGGCCGGCGGATTGA
- the rpe gene encoding ribulose-phosphate 3-epimerase: MIIAPSLLAANFARLDREVTRASRSGAEWLHLDIMDGHFVPNLSFGPDLVAALRPLTRLFFDVHLMCSRPEILIEPFARAGARQLTVHAELGTRVEPLLWKIKSLGLRAGVAVNPPTPMRALQPFLRHIDLLLVMTVNPGFGGQSFIHETVPKIQQALRWRSETGLAYRIQVDGGVTFETAPECARAGADTFVSGTGLFRQPNMTAAVRRLRRLVTEAAPTLPAPEPLPEGS; the protein is encoded by the coding sequence GTGATCATCGCGCCATCCCTGCTGGCTGCCAATTTCGCCCGCCTCGACCGGGAGGTCACCCGTGCCTCCCGCTCGGGCGCCGAATGGCTCCACCTCGACATCATGGATGGTCACTTCGTCCCCAACCTCTCCTTCGGCCCCGATCTCGTCGCCGCCCTCCGGCCCCTCACCCGCCTCTTCTTCGATGTTCACCTCATGTGTTCCCGCCCCGAAATCCTCATCGAACCCTTCGCCAGGGCCGGCGCCAGACAACTGACCGTCCACGCCGAACTCGGCACCCGCGTCGAACCCCTCCTCTGGAAAATCAAGTCCCTCGGCCTGCGCGCCGGCGTGGCGGTCAATCCGCCCACCCCCATGCGCGCCCTCCAACCCTTCCTCCGCCATATCGACCTCCTCCTGGTCATGACCGTCAATCCCGGCTTCGGCGGCCAGTCCTTCATCCATGAAACCGTCCCCAAAATCCAACAGGCCCTCCGCTGGCGCTCCGAAACCGGCCTCGCCTACCGCATCCAGGTGGACGGCGGCGTGACCTTCGAAACCGCCCCGGAATGCGCCCGCGCCGGCGCCGATACCTTCGTCAGCGGCACCGGCCTCTTCCGCCAGCCCAATATGACCGCCGCGGTCCGCCGCTTGCGCCGGTTGGTCACCGAAGCCGCCCCCACCCTCCCGGCCCCCGAACCTCTGCCCGAGGGCTCCTGA
- a CDS encoding DUF3341 domain-containing protein — MSTDARPYALMAEVESPSAALRAAEAIREAGYKRWDVHTPYPIHGLDGAMGLRNSRVGWFTFVGGTTGFTLGMLMIWWMGKIDYAIPVGGKPLFSPIFSFPVAYELTILLGAFGTLFGMALLNRLPRHYHPLLKHPRFRQVTHDKIFVVIECADPKFSETETRQLLERVGGRNVETVED; from the coding sequence ATGAGCACCGACGCACGACCCTATGCGCTGATGGCCGAGGTGGAATCGCCGTCGGCGGCGTTGAGAGCGGCCGAGGCGATCCGGGAAGCCGGCTACAAGCGGTGGGATGTTCACACGCCGTATCCGATCCACGGGCTCGACGGGGCCATGGGCCTGCGCAACTCGCGGGTGGGATGGTTCACCTTCGTCGGGGGCACCACCGGGTTCACGCTGGGCATGCTGATGATCTGGTGGATGGGGAAGATCGATTACGCGATCCCCGTGGGCGGCAAGCCGCTGTTCAGCCCGATCTTCTCGTTTCCGGTGGCGTACGAGCTGACCATTCTCCTGGGGGCGTTCGGGACGCTGTTCGGAATGGCCCTGCTGAACCGGCTGCCGCGCCACTATCATCCGCTGTTGAAGCATCCCCGGTTCCGGCAGGTCACCCATGACAAGATCTTCGTGGTGATTGAATGCGCGGATCCCAAGTTCTCCGAGACCGAGACCCGGCAACTGCTGGAACGGGTCGGGGGGCGCAATGTGGAGACGGTGGAGGACTGA
- the hemW gene encoding radical SAM family heme chaperone HemW — translation MVPAFSGGPGSASEPRSVYIHVPFCARKCEYCAFYSTSADGELIRRYVGALVREIRERSGSWGRPLETVFFGGGTPSLLTLSQWELLLGVWEGLGLSGVGEWTVECNPATLSEDKARLLRAGGVNRISLGVQSLDEGLLDRLGRVHSRDMVFRSYDVLRRAGFENINLDLMFAIPGQTMASWEATVREALAMGSEHLSCYEVIYEDDTPLFAQLRAGEFEVDEELAERMYERWVEAADGAGYRQYEVANFARDGAGGELPERACRHNVNYWRGGRYAGLGPSASGYEGEVRYRQVSSTQAYCQAIDTGASAREWVDGLSGLARAGEVAAFGLRMNAGWPWEAFRRATGYDLREGWSAAMATLKGRGWGVEEADRFRLTAQGMRFADAAGSEFVGG, via the coding sequence ATGGTTCCTGCATTTTCAGGAGGACCGGGCAGCGCGAGCGAGCCGCGGAGTGTGTACATCCATGTGCCGTTCTGCGCGCGGAAGTGCGAGTACTGTGCGTTTTACTCGACGTCGGCGGATGGAGAGTTGATCCGCCGGTATGTCGGGGCGCTGGTTCGGGAGATACGGGAGCGAAGCGGCAGTTGGGGAAGGCCGCTGGAGACAGTCTTTTTCGGGGGCGGAACCCCGTCGTTGCTGACGTTATCCCAGTGGGAGTTGCTGTTGGGGGTGTGGGAGGGTTTGGGATTGTCGGGGGTGGGGGAGTGGACGGTGGAATGCAATCCGGCGACGCTGTCGGAAGACAAGGCACGGTTGCTTCGAGCGGGCGGGGTGAACCGGATTTCGCTGGGGGTGCAATCGCTGGACGAGGGATTGCTGGACCGGCTTGGGCGGGTTCACAGCCGGGACATGGTGTTCCGGTCGTACGATGTGCTGCGGCGGGCGGGGTTCGAGAACATCAATCTGGATCTGATGTTTGCGATTCCGGGGCAGACGATGGCGTCGTGGGAGGCGACGGTACGGGAGGCGCTGGCGATGGGGAGCGAGCATTTGTCGTGTTACGAGGTGATCTACGAGGACGACACGCCGTTGTTCGCGCAATTGCGGGCGGGGGAGTTCGAGGTGGACGAGGAACTGGCGGAGCGCATGTACGAGCGGTGGGTTGAGGCGGCGGACGGGGCGGGGTACCGGCAGTATGAGGTGGCGAATTTCGCGCGGGACGGGGCGGGGGGCGAACTTCCGGAGCGGGCGTGCCGGCACAACGTGAACTACTGGAGGGGCGGGCGGTATGCCGGGTTGGGGCCGAGCGCCTCCGGGTACGAGGGGGAGGTGCGATACCGTCAGGTTTCGAGCACGCAGGCGTACTGCCAGGCCATCGATACCGGGGCGAGCGCACGGGAATGGGTCGATGGGCTGTCGGGGTTGGCGCGGGCCGGGGAGGTGGCGGCCTTTGGATTGAGAATGAACGCCGGTTGGCCGTGGGAGGCATTCCGGCGGGCGACGGGGTACGATTTGCGGGAAGGCTGGTCGGCGGCTATGGCGACCCTGAAGGGGCGGGGCTGGGGGGTGGAGGAGGCGGATCGATTCCGGCTGACGGCGCAGGGGATGCGGTTTGCGGACGCGGCGGGGAGCGAGTTCGTGGGAGGATGA
- a CDS encoding CRTAC1 family protein, with the protein MPPRSRLPLPFRRPLPGFALALLLLAVLVTLLARRHPPPSPDLPAPSSPASSSASLTPQTLAELTAIEARENALRDSLWQPEMIAQQHGRVIDELWDALNAASDPWLLLHTAPIPSLVWPAPPQTESLPHGIQRWFAESHPDTPAQPGPDWRAPLEAWIREGWQLAQSEWRHVAFQPASAADPAASTFLINLHLTRDAPPARAQVSARVRMSWPHSPPRPGPAALGPIVVEHFETVRRHGPPLFQPAAAIEVDPFPRTSWIDPIIPHDLDGDGHDEWLLVARNLVLRRHPDGQWSTSELTPHHPGLIFTALLADFTGNGRADLLLAVRTGLVLLRAGPGGAFDTPAEESWRAPEPFHYAQAFTCGDIDGDGLLDVFLGQYRVPYQGGQMPHPYFNANDGPPAYLLRNVGDGRFEDITASAGPEARRHRRSYAASFVDLDGDGHLDLLVTSDFAGLDAYANDGTGRFTDRTAEWFDDPAGFGMAHALSDFDADGRLDVLLVGMPQTTADRLESLGLERPGFESWARQRARMTFGNRLFFGQAAGGFQQRPAGKAIARAGWAWDAAAADLDHNGFPDLYFVNGHESRASVRDYEVEFWNHDIYVGDSTPRPAVDAYFSGKFAWTRSHGWSYGGYHPNHLHLNLGGDRFVEVGHLFGLAIQTDCRNVVAHDIDGDGRLDLLVTTHEVWPRFRQAVRLYRNAIETAGHWIAFRLVPTPGGIPLPGTTVTLRTPSGTATRVFVTGDAFRAQRAPILHFGLGDSALVDEAILRWPGGREQRIPNPEPNRTHLAPAPGSHL; encoded by the coding sequence ATGCCCCCGCGGTCCCGGCTGCCCCTCCCCTTCCGGCGACCCCTTCCCGGATTCGCCCTCGCATTGCTCCTCCTGGCCGTGCTCGTGACCCTACTCGCCCGCCGGCATCCCCCCCCTTCACCCGACCTTCCCGCTCCGTCGTCCCCCGCGTCGTCTTCCGCCTCCCTCACCCCCCAGACCCTCGCCGAACTCACCGCCATCGAGGCCCGCGAAAACGCCCTGCGCGACTCGCTCTGGCAACCCGAAATGATCGCCCAGCAGCACGGGCGGGTCATCGACGAACTCTGGGATGCCCTCAACGCCGCCTCCGATCCCTGGCTCCTCCTCCATACCGCCCCCATCCCCTCCCTCGTCTGGCCCGCCCCTCCCCAAACGGAATCCCTGCCCCACGGCATCCAGCGCTGGTTCGCGGAATCACACCCGGACACCCCCGCCCAGCCCGGCCCGGACTGGCGCGCCCCCCTGGAAGCCTGGATCCGTGAAGGCTGGCAACTCGCGCAAAGCGAATGGCGCCATGTCGCGTTCCAGCCCGCCTCCGCCGCCGACCCCGCCGCCAGCACCTTCCTCATCAACCTCCACCTCACCCGCGATGCCCCGCCCGCCCGCGCCCAGGTCTCCGCCCGGGTCCGCATGTCCTGGCCCCATTCCCCCCCAAGACCCGGCCCAGCCGCCCTCGGCCCCATCGTGGTCGAACACTTCGAAACCGTCCGGCGCCACGGTCCGCCCCTCTTTCAACCGGCCGCCGCCATCGAGGTGGACCCCTTCCCCCGCACGTCGTGGATCGACCCCATCATCCCTCACGACCTCGATGGCGATGGCCATGACGAATGGTTGCTGGTCGCCCGCAATCTCGTCCTCCGCCGCCACCCGGATGGCCAGTGGTCCACTTCAGAACTCACCCCCCATCATCCCGGCCTGATCTTCACCGCCCTCCTCGCCGACTTCACCGGTAATGGCCGGGCCGACCTGCTTCTGGCCGTGCGGACGGGTCTCGTCCTGCTCCGAGCCGGACCCGGCGGCGCCTTCGATACCCCCGCCGAAGAATCCTGGCGCGCCCCGGAACCCTTTCACTACGCCCAGGCCTTCACCTGCGGCGACATCGATGGCGACGGCCTCCTCGATGTGTTCCTCGGCCAGTACCGCGTCCCCTACCAGGGCGGCCAGATGCCCCATCCCTACTTCAATGCCAACGACGGCCCCCCAGCCTACCTCCTCCGCAACGTCGGTGACGGCCGCTTCGAAGACATCACCGCCTCCGCCGGCCCGGAAGCCCGCCGCCACCGGCGCAGCTACGCCGCTTCCTTCGTCGATCTCGACGGCGACGGACACCTCGATCTCCTGGTCACCAGCGACTTCGCCGGCCTCGACGCCTACGCCAACGACGGCACCGGCCGCTTCACCGACCGCACCGCCGAGTGGTTCGATGACCCGGCCGGATTCGGAATGGCGCACGCCCTCAGCGACTTCGATGCCGACGGCCGGCTCGACGTGCTCCTCGTCGGCATGCCCCAGACCACCGCCGACCGCCTCGAATCGCTCGGACTCGAACGGCCCGGCTTCGAATCCTGGGCCCGCCAACGCGCCCGCATGACCTTCGGCAACCGCCTCTTCTTCGGCCAGGCCGCAGGCGGCTTCCAACAACGGCCCGCCGGAAAAGCCATCGCCCGCGCCGGCTGGGCCTGGGACGCCGCCGCCGCCGACCTCGACCACAACGGCTTCCCCGACCTCTATTTCGTCAATGGCCACGAGTCCCGCGCCTCGGTCCGCGATTACGAAGTCGAGTTCTGGAACCACGACATCTACGTCGGCGACTCCACCCCGCGCCCGGCCGTGGACGCCTACTTCTCCGGCAAGTTTGCCTGGACCCGGTCCCATGGATGGTCCTACGGCGGGTACCACCCGAACCATCTCCACCTCAATCTCGGGGGCGACCGCTTCGTCGAGGTCGGGCACCTCTTCGGTCTCGCCATCCAGACCGACTGCCGCAATGTCGTCGCCCACGACATCGACGGCGATGGCCGCCTCGATCTCCTCGTCACCACCCACGAAGTCTGGCCCCGCTTCCGCCAGGCCGTCCGCCTTTATCGCAACGCCATCGAGACCGCCGGACACTGGATCGCCTTCCGCCTCGTCCCCACCCCCGGTGGCATCCCGCTCCCCGGCACCACCGTCACCCTCCGCACCCCGTCCGGCACCGCCACCCGGGTGTTCGTGACCGGAGACGCCTTCCGCGCCCAGCGGGCCCCCATCCTCCATTTCGGCCTCGGCGACTCCGCCCTCGTGGACGAAGCCATCCTCCGCTGGCCCGGCGGACGCGAACAGCGCATCCCCAACCCCGAACCCAACCGCACCCACCTCGCCCCCGCCCCGGGGTCACATCTCTGA
- a CDS encoding cytochrome c3 family protein: MSDIFPRWTNRLPRLIAIGAILTGTAVSAAVWYYFTPKYTRVGYQPVQPVPFSHAVHVDQLGIDCRYCHDGVEKSWYSNVPSASSCMNCHNAVLPGDPKLELVRESYATGTPIPWVQLHKTPDYVYFNHAVHVNRGVSCVHCHGQVNRMEEVYHAKPLSMGFCLECHRNPQDFLRDPKLVYDLNWQPEDPVAHRDAMLKAVHDWKIQSSQNCSTCHR; encoded by the coding sequence ATGTCCGACATATTTCCCAGGTGGACCAACCGACTGCCGCGGCTGATTGCCATTGGCGCGATCCTGACCGGAACGGCGGTCAGCGCGGCGGTCTGGTATTACTTCACGCCCAAATACACGCGGGTCGGGTACCAGCCGGTTCAGCCGGTGCCCTTCTCGCATGCCGTCCATGTGGACCAGCTCGGCATCGACTGCCGGTATTGCCACGATGGGGTGGAGAAGTCGTGGTACTCGAACGTGCCCTCGGCCTCCTCGTGCATGAACTGCCACAACGCGGTCCTGCCGGGCGATCCGAAGCTGGAACTGGTGCGGGAGAGTTACGCGACGGGGACGCCGATTCCGTGGGTGCAACTGCACAAGACGCCGGACTACGTGTACTTCAACCACGCGGTGCACGTGAACCGGGGGGTGAGCTGCGTGCATTGCCACGGGCAGGTCAACCGGATGGAAGAGGTGTACCACGCCAAGCCGCTGAGCATGGGTTTCTGCCTCGAGTGCCATCGAAACCCGCAGGATTTCCTGCGCGACCCGAAGCTGGTGTACGACCTCAACTGGCAGCCGGAAGATCCGGTGGCCCACCGCGACGCGATGCTCAAGGCGGTCCATGACTGGAAGATCCAGTCGTCGCAGAACTGCTCGACTTGCCACCGATGA
- the nrfD gene encoding polysulfide reductase NrfD, with protein MAHAIDKIPPYVVAPPPELERVPLVLNQRPHSWISDKIAGIAEGKTPTWWWIALAISMTGMLTMFGMIVYLISTGVGVWGLNQPAAWAWDITNFVFWIGIGHAGTLISAILCLLRQRWRTSINRAAEAMTLFAVVCAGIFPVVHTGRIWYALMPGYLIPFPNANEIWPQFRSPLLWDVFAVSTYGTVSLLFWYTGLIPDLATMRDRAVSKVKKFLYGLFALGWNGSNRHWCNYEKAYLILAGLSTPLVLSVHSVVSFDFAVSQVPGWHTTIFPPYFVAGAIFSGFGMVLTLLVPLRSICGLQDVITTRHIELMCKVILATGSMVGYAYAMEFFIAWYGGNPYELYAFQNRAFGPYWWAYWIMVSCNVISPHLFWFKWCRTRMWFVFAVSIVVNIGMWFERFVIIVTSLHRDYLPSSWGYFSPTYVDVLTFVGSFGLFCTLFLLFMRFLPMIAIAEVKAVTPQADPHHPLGGARLGGTH; from the coding sequence ATGGCCCACGCGATCGACAAGATCCCACCGTACGTCGTCGCGCCTCCGCCGGAGCTGGAGCGCGTGCCGCTGGTGCTGAACCAGCGTCCGCATTCGTGGATTTCCGACAAGATAGCGGGCATTGCGGAAGGGAAGACGCCGACGTGGTGGTGGATCGCCCTGGCGATCAGCATGACCGGCATGCTGACGATGTTCGGCATGATCGTGTATCTCATCTCGACCGGGGTGGGCGTCTGGGGCTTGAACCAGCCGGCGGCCTGGGCGTGGGACATCACGAACTTCGTTTTCTGGATCGGCATCGGCCATGCAGGAACGCTGATTTCCGCCATTCTGTGCCTGTTGCGGCAGAGGTGGCGGACTTCGATCAACCGGGCGGCCGAGGCGATGACGCTCTTTGCGGTGGTGTGCGCCGGAATTTTCCCGGTGGTGCATACGGGTCGGATCTGGTACGCGCTGATGCCGGGGTATCTCATTCCGTTTCCCAACGCCAATGAGATCTGGCCGCAATTCCGGTCGCCGTTGCTGTGGGATGTCTTCGCGGTCTCGACCTACGGAACGGTGTCGTTGTTGTTCTGGTACACCGGGTTGATTCCGGACCTGGCGACCATGCGGGACCGGGCGGTGTCGAAGGTGAAGAAATTCCTGTACGGGTTGTTCGCGCTGGGCTGGAACGGATCGAACCGGCACTGGTGCAACTACGAGAAGGCGTACCTGATTCTGGCCGGGTTGAGCACGCCGCTGGTGTTGTCGGTGCACTCGGTGGTGTCCTTCGACTTTGCGGTCTCGCAGGTGCCCGGATGGCACACGACGATCTTCCCGCCCTACTTCGTGGCCGGGGCGATCTTCTCAGGGTTCGGGATGGTGCTGACGCTGCTGGTGCCGTTACGGAGCATCTGCGGGTTGCAGGATGTGATCACCACGCGGCACATCGAACTGATGTGCAAGGTGATATTAGCGACCGGTTCGATGGTCGGGTACGCGTACGCGATGGAATTCTTCATCGCGTGGTACGGGGGCAATCCGTACGAATTGTACGCCTTCCAGAACCGGGCTTTCGGACCCTACTGGTGGGCGTACTGGATCATGGTGAGCTGCAACGTGATCAGCCCGCATCTGTTCTGGTTCAAGTGGTGCCGGACGAGGATGTGGTTCGTGTTTGCGGTTTCGATCGTGGTGAACATCGGGATGTGGTTCGAACGGTTTGTCATCATCGTGACCTCGCTGCACCGCGACTATCTCCCCTCGAGCTGGGGATATTTCAGCCCGACCTACGTGGATGTGCTGACCTTCGTGGGCAGCTTCGGGCTGTTCTGCACACTCTTCCTGTTGTTCATGCGGTTCCTGCCGATGATCGCCATTGCGGAGGTGAAGGCGGTCACACCGCAGGCTGACCCGCATCATCCGCTGGGCGGCGCCCGGTTGGGAGGGACACACTGA